The genome window TCCTGTAGTTTCTATAAATTTACAATACTCACAAAACGACATGAATATTATATTCACAAGGGGGTTAAAGAAACTATCCAGCCAAAGAGTTAACGAGGCTGCCGGATCTTGAACTGCACCCCGTCAAGTAGACATTACAAATAATAAAAACCGGTTAAGCGGCCTTGGTCCTGAATTCCATGGGACTGAGGCCGTCTAATTTTGCCTGTAATCGTTCGTTATTGTAGAAATAAATGTAGTCCTTAATGTCTTTTTCAAGTTCCTCAAAGGTACTGTATGTATTCAAATAATACTTCTCGCATTTCAGTGTTCCCCAGAAAGCTTCCATGGGACCATTATCGATACACCTGCCAACTCGGGACATGCTCTGGACCACTTCGTGCCCAAACAATCTTTTGAACCTCGAAGAGGTATACTGGAAACCCCGATCACTGTGGAGCATAGGCTTGTTTACCCGTACCGTTTGCAGGGCCGATTTCACCGTTCGAATTACCAGGGCATTGTTGTTGGAATGACCGAAAGCGTACGAGACAACCGTGTTGTCATGTAAATCCAGAATTGCGCTTAAATAGGCCTTCTTTCCACTGCCGTATTTGAATTCCGTAACATCCGTTACCCACTTTTCGTTTGGTGCTGCTGCATGAAACTCACGGTTTAACAAATTCTCGGCAATATGTTGAGGAGTTGATCGTGCATATTTCTTTCTCTTCCTACGAATAACCGATTGGACACCGGCCATCTTCATTAGGCGTTTCATCCGCTTGTGGTTAATTCGCAGTTTGGTTTGTCGGCGTAAATGAAGTGTCAATCGTCTATACCCGTAGATTCCCCCAACCTGCTCATGGAGTAAAAGCATAGCCTGAATCAGTTGTCGGTTTTCCAGTTCACGCAAACTAGGCTTGTGGTTACGCCATTTGTAATAACTTGACCGTGGAACCCCTGCAATTTCGCATAGTAGCTGTAGACTAAACTCTCCTTCCTGCTGAATGGACTGGATTGCTAAATAAACATGCACCTGTCGGTGCTGCCTTAAACTCGCCTCCTTTGGAATTCCTGTAACTTTTTTAAGAAAGCAATCTCCGCTCGAAGCCGCTCATTTTCATACTCCAACTTCTTCATCGCCATCTTTTCCTGCTCTGTTTCAGTTAGCTCTTCAACAGGCTTCTTCCGACCACGACGATCCTGTAGGGCATCTAGCCCGCCATCCTCATATTTCTTGACCCATTGGTATACTTGTTGATAAGACACTTGATACTGGCTCGCCGTCTCCTGATAGTCATGTTTATGTGCAAGACAGTAGTGAACGATGTCAATTCGCTCCTGCCATGTTGTAGCCCGACCTTTCGTCATAGCTTTTGCTCCTTCGTTATACGATTTTAAGCTGCTATGACCATTATACTTGTCTACCCAATTCTTGAGTTGGGTGCGGCTGGCGATTTTATATTTATCGATGATTTCATATTGGGAGTAATGACCGGTTAGATAATCTTGAACGGCTTGAAGCTTAAGCTCCACCGAGTAAGTTCTATTGTAAGATTGAATCTCTAACCCTTTGTATCCGTACACCTCATATCGCCGTCGCCATTTCACTACGGTTGTTTTGCTAATACCGTATGTTTTAGCAGCAGCCATAACACCAATCTGACCGCTATCGATCTCCAGAAGGATGGCCAGTTTTTCTGACGCAGTAAATTGTACTTTAGACATGAAAATGCTCCCCTTTATTAGCAGGTTTCATTATTTCACCTGTCTACTTAAAGGGGAGCATATCATCTTATCCAGCAGCCTCTGATGTATTGTTAAGCTATCGAACCCGTTAGCTTAATCAATAAACCTACATTAAGACCGCTTCCAGTAATCAGAACGTCAGTCAAGATTAACCGTCCATTTGAGCGTAGTCTGCGACTGACTACTGAAAAAATGGAATTTGTGAAATAGTGTAGTATGCCAAACTCCATCAAAACGAAATCAAATTTGCCCAACGTTTCTTCGCTCGGTATATTTAACACATCTGAACAAATATAATCGATTTCCACACCCGCAGCAGCTGCAACTTCAGTGGCGTATAACCGATTTCTGTAGATACATCTACTACAGTAACTTCAGCACCAAGCAACGCTAGGGATATTGCTTTCCGACCATGCGAACCAAGTAAGTTAATAACTCGTTTGCCTGCTGGATTACGGCGGATGCCCAAATTTCGCAGACGAGTACGTACGGCATTTGGGGAGATCTTAACAATTAGTTGTTGCGCGTCTATATGGGCATCCGTATGCTAAGAAGATGAGAAAAGTGAGAGAAGGTAGATACGAGAGGATGAACGGAAAGCGTAGTGCCTTCGCCCTGTTTTTTGTGCTAGCTTGGATGAAATGTGTCCTATTTAACGTGTTTCTCCTGGATGCAAGCCATGACACGTCCCGATTTTTCTTGAATTTTGTCATGATCCTTAGGCGATTTCCCTTTTACATCGGATTTTTGGGCTTGTTTTTCTGTCTGCTTTTCCTGTTTCGCGGGCGCGCGAAAGCGTGGATGGGCTGGGGACTTCTTGCGGTATTATCGGCCATCGTCGTCGGTGATTTGTGGTATTTTCGCGGGTTTGAAACCTTGCCATCTTTGCATGTGTTGCAGCAATCAGGGAACTTGCAAGACCTCGGCGGTTCCATTCGTTCCATGGCGCGCCCTGGGGACTTATTGCTGATCTTCGATGTGATGATCATCCCGATCCTCTTGTGGATGAGACCGACTTGGTTTCAAGAGGAGGCGCGTTCATGGAGGGCGTTTTCCTGCTGGCTGATTGTTTGCCTTTTCTGCACAAGTGCGATCCCTGCGCTGAAGACCTACACCCCGCTTCGCGATTCTTCGGCGCTGTATTCGACGATCGACTCAGGGGGTACCGCCTACAATCTCAGTCCGATCGGCTATCACATGCTCGATGCGATCGAAACAGCGAAAGAAGGAGAAACGCTTACCCTTAATGCAAGCGAGAAAGAGGAAATCAAGGACTGGTACGCACAAAAAGAAACGAACTTGGAAGAAACTTCGCGGGCGCCGTTCGGGCAGTTTCGCGGGTACAATTTGCTTCTTCTACAAGTCGAATCCTTGGAAGCGTTTGTGTGGGGACAGTCAGTAGAAGGACAAGCCATCACCCCCACCTTAAACGAAATGAAACAACATAGCTATTGGTTCCCTCTCTTCTACGAACAAGTGGGAGAAGGAACCACTTCAGATGCGGAATTTACGGCGAATACGGGCGTGTATCCACTGCAAAAAAGCAGTGTATTTGTCCGCTTTCCGATGCACAACTACCCATCGCTACCAAAGTGGTTTGAAGAGAGCGGCTATTCGAGCCTTTCCCTCCATCCTGACAAAGGAACGTATTGGAACTGGAAAATAGCCCATCAGTCTCTTGGCTATCACACCCGTATCGATTCGCTTGATATTGGCGAGGCAGAACGAATCGGCATGGGGATTAGTGACCAAGCTTTTTTGCAAGAAGTATCCCAAACACTTGCCAAGCAGCCACAGCCCTTTGCTTCTTTTGCGGTGACCTTGACCTCACATGCTCCCTTTGATTTGGATGTGAAGTATCGATCGATGCGCTTGCCCGCACAGCTTGATCAGCATCGGATGGGCGGGTATTTCCAAAGTATACATTACGTCGATGCCCAAATCGGTAAACTGCTTGCCTCGCTTCGCGACAACAACCTGCTCGATCGCACGGTCGTTGTCGTTTATGGGGATCACGAAGGCATTCACAAATACTACGATGACGAAGTCGCAACAACTCCGCTTTCAGGGAATTGGTGGAAGGAAAATCACAAACGCGTCCCGTTTCTGATTTATCATCCTTCCCTATCCGGTAAAGAAATTTCGATTCATGGCGGACAAGTCGATATTTTGCCGACTCTCGCTCATTTGTTCGGGCTTCCTGCCTCCCCCCTCTCGCAAGCAACCTTTGGGCGAAATTTATTTACGACCTCTGACGACTTTGCTGTTCTTCGAAACGGCGATGTCGTTGGAAATCTGCCCAATGAGCGGGAAAGGTGGGCGAAACAAGGACCGCTCTATGCCGACTGGCTGATTCGCAGCAATACGCTTCTTCCATAAACAAAAAAGCTCTCTTCTTCGATCAATAACAGCCCAAGTCGGCTGTTTTTTGCTTTCATGAAAAAACAGAAAACGAAAGGGGTGAATTGGGATAATAAAGTTTTAGCCAAGAACCCATTATGGTACAAAGAGACCCGATCTTCTAAATCACCAGGTATTCGAAAATTAGTTTTAGACTATACACCAGAGTGAAGCAGTCTATGGATCTAAAAAACTGAATGATAAAGTCTTAGACTGCCTCATTGAACTATCGAACCCGTAAGCGTAATGATGACGACTCAGTTCTACTTGTATCGGTTTTTTTCAAGGAATCAGGGCGTTCCCAGAACAGAAAAGCACCCCACGGCCGAAAAGTCGCGATCAGCTGGCCAGAAACGCATGCGAGAGACGAAGGTCATTGAAACGTTCGACGCGGAAAGCTCCAATCCCGTCGAGTTCCAGCAAGCAGGCTGGCAAGCCATCATGGACGATTTCAAAGCCTCTACCGAACAAAACTAATCATCGCGAAGAAGACGCCGGGGAAGATGCCCGGCGTCTTTCTTTTTGAACCCTAGTACGAGCGTGCTCCCCGTTTGCCTTAACCTTGTGCCGCATCCATGTTCATGTAGTTAATGGCCCACAGATGGCCGTCCAAGTCCACGAAGCCCCAATGATACATGAACCCATGATCTTCAGGTTCAGCGTGTAATTTCCCGCCCAAGGAGACCGCGGTATTCACGATTTCATCGACCTTTTCCCGGCTCTCGAAGGCCAATGCGATCGTCATCTGCGCATACTTGCTCGTATCGACGGATTCCTTCTCCGTGAGCGTATTAAAGAATGCTTGATTGATCAACATGACCTGCAGGTTGTCGCCGATCACGATGGCTACCGAATTC of Brevibacillus choshinensis contains these proteins:
- a CDS encoding VOC family protein, with translation MALTSAFTSFNLPVKNVEQSKAFFTGLGFELNPQFPENENSVAIVIGDNLQVMLINQAFFNTLTEKESVDTSKYAQMTIALAFESREKVDEIVNTAVSLGGKLHAEPEDHGFMYHWGFVDLDGHLWAINYMNMDAAQG
- a CDS encoding helix-turn-helix domain-containing protein, whose protein sequence is MSKVQFTASEKLAILLEIDSGQIGVMAAAKTYGISKTTVVKWRRRYEVYGYKGLEIQSYNRTYSVELKLQAVQDYLTGHYSQYEIIDKYKIASRTQLKNWVDKYNGHSSLKSYNEGAKAMTKGRATTWQERIDIVHYCLAHKHDYQETASQYQVSYQQVYQWVKKYEDGGLDALQDRRGRKKPVEELTETEQEKMAMKKLEYENERLRAEIAFLKKLQEFQRRRV
- a CDS encoding IS3 family transposase — encoded protein: MHVYLAIQSIQQEGEFSLQLLCEIAGVPRSSYYKWRNHKPSLRELENRQLIQAMLLLHEQVGGIYGYRRLTLHLRRQTKLRINHKRMKRLMKMAGVQSVIRRKRKKYARSTPQHIAENLLNREFHAAAPNEKWVTDVTEFKYGSGKKAYLSAILDLHDNTVVSYAFGHSNNNALVIRTVKSALQTVRVNKPMLHSDRGFQYTSSRFKRLFGHEVVQSMSRVGRCIDNGPMEAFWGTLKCEKYYLNTYSTFEELEKDIKDYIYFYNNERLQAKLDGLSPMEFRTKAA
- a CDS encoding LTA synthase family protein; the encoded protein is MNGKRSAFALFFVLAWMKCVLFNVFLLDASHDTSRFFLNFVMILRRFPFYIGFLGLFFCLLFLFRGRAKAWMGWGLLAVLSAIVVGDLWYFRGFETLPSLHVLQQSGNLQDLGGSIRSMARPGDLLLIFDVMIIPILLWMRPTWFQEEARSWRAFSCWLIVCLFCTSAIPALKTYTPLRDSSALYSTIDSGGTAYNLSPIGYHMLDAIETAKEGETLTLNASEKEEIKDWYAQKETNLEETSRAPFGQFRGYNLLLLQVESLEAFVWGQSVEGQAITPTLNEMKQHSYWFPLFYEQVGEGTTSDAEFTANTGVYPLQKSSVFVRFPMHNYPSLPKWFEESGYSSLSLHPDKGTYWNWKIAHQSLGYHTRIDSLDIGEAERIGMGISDQAFLQEVSQTLAKQPQPFASFAVTLTSHAPFDLDVKYRSMRLPAQLDQHRMGGYFQSIHYVDAQIGKLLASLRDNNLLDRTVVVVYGDHEGIHKYYDDEVATTPLSGNWWKENHKRVPFLIYHPSLSGKEISIHGGQVDILPTLAHLFGLPASPLSQATFGRNLFTTSDDFAVLRNGDVVGNLPNERERWAKQGPLYADWLIRSNTLLP